Proteins encoded within one genomic window of Meriones unguiculatus strain TT.TT164.6M chromosome Y unlocalized genomic scaffold, Bangor_MerUng_6.1 ChrY_unordered_Scaffold_35, whole genome shotgun sequence:
- the LOC110543896 gene encoding LOW QUALITY PROTEIN: activity-dependent neuroprotector homeobox protein 2-like (The sequence of the model RefSeq protein was modified relative to this genomic sequence to represent the inferred CDS: inserted 3 bases in 2 codons; substituted 3 bases at 3 genomic stop codons) produces MFQVPVENLDKVRSMRPWVKSMLLKIGLEKSKELLKSLKGFDPSDRYFYNTSWPDVAPGEFFRKQMRYRSKPYCCSLCEYXADVLTSLKNHLHRCHEDEADQELQIQCPXFVSWPDVVSKHFQLFHETAVKVHSPKDKVLGNGKPLKDYIRHFTCLKCNFSNSSFCSMKKHVLITHFHSLLNAYVGFQTKEDQQQPTASDILSVAITVPPERYFCKMCSTMMGRQDDLMANILTLDIHKDLENKLRSIISEHKKRIQKPIASPNKPVDTPVLSVSQPLGPVNKSVGVSNHLVSQAFQPGILPLTQPMGSTSRPVGAAVRSVGPGTLSSGFSKNPRCLVTMPPRTISVGEMVSLAGLPEGQMTPAFVISTQIVASGVLLTGQALQSRVPHVGQTVFTQVLTSPQKMSGSVFPTGQVVSSGLLPTQQVAVSDVLVNQVVSSGIPLLGQPVNSGPFVGPSMLQLSQSVGTSILVVSQLVRADTSXNTLFLKSGSVFRKMFPTGSQFNGKPLYMLDPMPVTLTIPQGASLMTVSSQVSTKFQLPSEGMQISSAPVSLSSSQELVSNADQNIFAQVSSPEVDTNLVAIQDKQWKVCPVCNVFFPCNVYQAHMEVAHRXSEFNSSEKHELVKLAVCAPFMKWTRERAMLCLSYKCLVSKEELMYHLLTHGMGCLFCLCTFHSTQGLLEHSKIKHRGMKKLLLDYLNRGFQLSLDADGNLLFPHLDFIITLPREEIGEQEVHLAILSGIYSSSLVPXVKMRSQVKVVTQLRKQDLTCPLCLTTFMVANAYILHLKDRHHIMPTACTVLICPTFSCVHCGEIYPGSFTVEAITLHLLHCAYVPKDCSDMQVLSSFVENSELQFAREEKVTDSTCHFKRKWLDVHLGPEDLRRNGKRPLLILCNEASDPEEGTNAVPLKRQRNESTTKEVEASHDLLQILALDPTKYGNYSSEEKKPFLRDYFQKKPYPSRKEVELLSLFLKMEKIIVALVFVTRCICLKSIEDHRPSILLGFDMSELKNVKHRLN; encoded by the exons atgtttcaagtgcctgtggaaaatctggacaaggtcagaagtatgCGGCCATGGGTAAAGAGCATGCTTCTGAAGATTGGACTTGAAAAAAGCAAAGAATTGCTGAAGAGCCTTAAAGGCTTTGACCCAAGTGACAGATACTTTTATAATACATCTTGGCCAGATGTTGCTCcaggggaatttttcagaaagcaaatgaGATACCGAAGCAAGCCATACTGCTGTAGCCTGTGTGAATACTGAGCAGATGTGCttacttctctgaaaaatcatttgcatcggtgccatgaagatgaggctgaccaaGAGTTGCAGATCCAGTGTC GATTTGTTTCATGGCCTGATGTGGTGAGCAAACACTTCCAGTTATTCCATGAGACTGCTGTGAAAGTTCACAGCCCCAAGGACAAGGTTCTGGgcaatgggaagccactgaaggATTATATAAGacatttcacatgtttaaaatgtaacttttccaACAGTTCCTTCTGTAGCATGAAGAAACATGTTCTGATCACCCATTTTCACTCTTTACTTAATGCATATGTTGGCTTTCAAACTAAGGAAGACCAGCAACAGCCAACAGCcagtgatattctttctgtggcaatCACTGTACcacctgaaagatacttttgtaaaaTGTGTAGTACCATGATGGGCAGGCAGGATGATCTGATGGCCAATATTTTGACATTAGATATACACAAGGATTTGGAGAATAAGTTGAGGTCTATAATTTCAGAACACAAAAAGAGGATTCAAAAGCCTATT gcttcacctaataagCCTGTAGACACTCCTGTACTCTCTGtaagccagccacttgggcctgtgaataagtctgttggagtgagcaatcacttaGTGAGTCAAGCCTTCCAACCTGGGATTTTACCACTcacacagcccatggggtctacaagtaGACCAGTGGGagctgcagtcagatcagtggg gcctggtactcTGTCTTCTGGCTTTTCAAAAAACCCAAGATGTCTGGTGACCATGCCACCtagaacaatttctgtgggtgagatggtctcattggcaggccttcctgagggtcagatgaccccTGCTTTTGTCATTTCTACACAGATtgtagcttctggggttctcctcACTGGTCAAGCACTCCAGTCCAGAGTTCCCCATGTAGGTCAGACAGTCTTCACACAGGTTCTTACCTCTCCTCAGAAAATGTCTGGTAGTGTTTTccctacaggtcaagtggtatcatctgggttaCTACCCACCCAACAAGTGGcagtctcagatgtccttgtgaaccaggttGTGAGctctggtattcctctgcttggtcagcctgttaactcaggtccatttgttgggcccagtatgcttcagctcagtcaaTCTGTTGGCACCAGCATCCTGGTGgtgagccagttagtaagagctgacacttcatagaacaccctgttcctcaagtcaggctctgttttcaggaagatgtttccaacaggctcacagttcaatgggaagcccctttacatgctggaccccatgcctgtcactctgaCTATTCCTCAGGGTGCTAGCctcatgactgtttcatcccaggtgtccaccaaATTCCAACTCCCCAGTGAGGGTATGcagatttccagtgctccagtcagcttgtcttcctcccaggagctggtaagcaatgcagaccagaacatatttgctcaggtctcctcacctgaggtggatacgAATCTGGTTGCCATACAGGACAAGCAGTGGAAAgtctgcccagtttgcaatgtgttcttcccatgCAATGTCTACCAAGCTCACATGGAAGTGGCTCACAGataaagtgagttcaactccagtgagaaacatGAACTGGTAAAGCTGGCAGTGTGTGCACCATTtatgaagtggacaagagagagggcCATGCTTTGTCTCTCCTACAAATGCCTAGTCTCTaaggaggagctaatgtaccacttactcacacatggcatggggtgcctgttttgtctatgtactttccacagcactcagggtctcttggagcatAGCAAAATTAAACACCGGGGGatgaagaagctgttgttggattatcttaacaggggcttccagttgagcctagatgctgatggcaacctgttgttcccccatcttgatttcatcatcactctgccaagggaggagattggagaacaggaggtccacctggctatcctctcaggcatATACTCCTCATCGCTGGTGCC TGTTAAGATGAGGTCTCAGGTTaaggttgtaactcagctcagaaaacaAGACCTGACCTgtcccctctgtttgacaacatttatggTAGCCAATGCCTACATCTTACACTTGAAGGACAGACACCATATTATGCCCACTGCCTGTACAGTGCTCATTTGTCCCACCTTTAGTTGTGTCCACTGTGGTGAAATCTATCCTGGAAGTTTTactgtggaggctatcactcttcatttgctGCATTGTGCATATGTGCCCAAAGATTGCTCAGACATGCAAGTTCTGTCGAGTTTTGTTGAGAACAGTGAACTACAGTTTGCCAGGGaggaaaaggttactgattctacctgtcaCTTCAAAAGAAAGTGGCTAGATGTCCATTTGGGGCCAGAAGACCTGAGGAGGAATGGGAAAAGGCCCTTGCTTATACTGtgtaatgaagcatcagatcctGAAGAAGGGACTAATGCTGTGCccttgaagagacaaaggaatgaaagcacAACTAAGGAAGTGGAGGCCAGTCATGATTTACTCCaaatcctagcattagatcctaccaaat ATGGGA